A single region of the Paramicrobacterium fandaimingii genome encodes:
- a CDS encoding carbohydrate ABC transporter permease — protein sequence MTMTELTPPAVAAKRPRKQRRRRAAITHDRSVFRGIGLVLLWLFVALNIAWMVWMVIQAFRDTRSILDNPWGMPTSLDPVNFITAWTVGDFATATLNSVVTTTVSSLLTVAVAAPAAYYLSRVDNRLTRSLTMYFVLGLGIPAQVILIPLFVMLNEVYLTDSLIGLNLVYIGVSMPFTVFLLTAFFRSLPLEMEEAAALDGTTAFGTFWRITLPLAKGGILTAFVLQVISHWNETLLALTLLQSTDKYTLPVALISFIQQQTYSGADWGGLFAGLCIVVIPMLVIYLWLGRRLTEGLTLGMGK from the coding sequence ATGACCATGACCGAGCTCACACCGCCCGCTGTGGCGGCGAAGCGGCCGCGCAAGCAGCGCCGCAGGCGAGCGGCCATCACGCACGACCGCAGCGTGTTCCGCGGCATTGGACTTGTGCTGCTCTGGCTGTTCGTCGCGCTCAATATCGCCTGGATGGTCTGGATGGTCATTCAGGCCTTCCGCGACACGCGCTCCATCCTCGACAACCCGTGGGGCATGCCGACGTCACTGGACCCGGTGAACTTCATCACCGCATGGACGGTCGGCGACTTCGCCACGGCGACGCTCAACAGCGTGGTCACGACGACGGTCTCGTCATTGCTCACTGTCGCCGTCGCCGCGCCCGCCGCCTACTACCTGAGCCGCGTGGATAATCGCCTGACGCGCTCGCTCACCATGTACTTCGTGCTCGGGCTCGGGATTCCGGCACAGGTGATCCTCATTCCGCTGTTCGTGATGCTGAACGAGGTCTACCTGACAGACAGTCTCATTGGTCTGAACCTGGTGTACATCGGCGTCTCGATGCCGTTCACCGTGTTCCTCTTGACCGCGTTCTTCCGATCGCTTCCGCTCGAGATGGAAGAGGCAGCTGCGCTCGACGGCACGACGGCTTTCGGCACGTTCTGGCGCATCACGCTGCCACTCGCGAAGGGCGGCATCTTGACCGCCTTCGTGCTGCAGGTGATTTCGCACTGGAACGAGACCCTGCTCGCGCTGACACTGCTGCAGTCGACAGATAAGTACACGCTGCCCGTCGCCCTCATTTCATTCATCCAACAGCAGACATATTCGGGCGCAGACTGGGGCGGGCTCTTCGCAGGTCTGTGCATCGTGGTCATTCCGATGCTGGTCATCTATCTGTGGCTCGGCCGACGTCTCACGGAAGGTCTCACTCTCGGCATGGGTAAGTGA
- a CDS encoding sulfatase family protein — protein MTSEPGRQPNILLIMADQLGAHVLDRDAEFSDTPHLNRLAQSGADFERAYVSFPLCVPSRASMLTGRMPHELGIAGNAPDSRTAGSEPALDENSLGHVLRRAGYDCAYAGKWHATSPSAPDGTGFAVLSPFGDSGLADACAEWIRARNGETPYFLCASFDDPHTICEYARRQPMPYGDTRRAPIADAPPLPANFEPAPFEPEAVRFEKHAAQNIYATERYTPEEWREYRYAYRQLISRFDGYVGTLLRALGDDGAENTIVIVTSDHGDGDASHRWNQKTALFEECVRVPLIVAGPGIPRRRQSDPVSVSLDLLPTLYGLAGASETSDGTQPSRLGVPLPLGARTHPVQRDIVVQTRFERPGPPLTRGRALYAGTYKYTVYSWGRYREQLHDIERDPGEQRNLAVESRYDDVLNDLRMRLLTWCRDTDDTDALKFLVVPASADDSIRSEIFAIPY, from the coding sequence GTGACATCTGAGCCGGGCCGACAGCCCAACATCCTGCTGATCATGGCGGATCAGCTCGGTGCCCACGTGCTCGATCGGGATGCGGAGTTCTCAGACACTCCGCATCTCAATCGGCTCGCCCAATCCGGTGCCGACTTTGAGCGCGCATACGTGAGCTTTCCCCTCTGTGTACCCTCTCGGGCAAGCATGCTGACAGGGCGGATGCCGCATGAGCTCGGAATTGCCGGAAATGCGCCGGACAGCAGGACCGCCGGGTCAGAACCCGCCCTCGACGAGAACAGTCTCGGGCATGTGCTGCGTCGTGCCGGATATGACTGCGCGTACGCCGGAAAATGGCACGCAACATCGCCGAGCGCGCCTGACGGAACCGGCTTCGCCGTGCTGAGCCCGTTCGGGGATTCGGGACTTGCCGACGCGTGCGCAGAGTGGATTCGTGCCCGCAACGGCGAAACACCGTACTTTCTCTGTGCGTCGTTTGACGATCCGCACACCATCTGCGAATACGCGCGTCGACAGCCGATGCCGTACGGTGACACACGGCGAGCGCCGATCGCGGATGCACCGCCGCTTCCCGCCAACTTCGAGCCAGCTCCGTTTGAACCCGAAGCAGTTCGCTTCGAGAAGCATGCTGCGCAGAACATATACGCGACGGAGCGCTACACGCCAGAGGAGTGGCGAGAGTATCGCTACGCGTATCGTCAGCTCATTTCACGTTTCGACGGCTACGTGGGCACTCTGCTCCGCGCCCTTGGCGACGACGGTGCCGAGAACACGATCGTCATCGTCACGAGTGACCATGGGGACGGCGATGCCTCGCACCGGTGGAATCAAAAGACAGCGCTCTTCGAGGAGTGCGTGCGGGTTCCACTCATCGTCGCCGGGCCGGGAATTCCTCGGAGACGTCAGTCCGACCCTGTGTCAGTCAGTCTCGATCTCTTGCCGACCTTGTACGGGCTTGCGGGCGCAAGCGAGACCTCCGATGGCACACAGCCGTCACGACTCGGCGTACCGCTTCCGCTCGGTGCCCGCACGCATCCTGTCCAGCGCGATATCGTCGTGCAGACTCGATTTGAGCGCCCTGGCCCGCCACTCACACGAGGGCGCGCGCTCTACGCCGGTACCTACAAGTACACGGTCTACAGCTGGGGACGCTATCGCGAACAGCTGCACGACATCGAGCGGGACCCGGGCGAACAGCGCAATCTCGCCGTCGAATCGCGATACGACGATGTTCTTAACGATCTGCGAATGCGACTACTCACGTGGTGCCGAGACACGGACGATACGGATGCACTGAAGTTCCTCGTGGTTCCCGCGAGCGCCGACGACAGCATCCGGAGCGAGATCTTCGCGATTCCGTACTGA
- a CDS encoding chondroitinase family polysaccharide lyase: MKLSRRGVLTAGVVAGATIPNISGLSAAGAMPRRGVRTRTAITDIERRAEKLDPPIFLLESRVPKQFSTDKHSTIEISAERAKVGMHSLAWTYAAGSTLIIKQPLRYDASSYSVGDDQAWMGTVDTFCVWIYNETPSDEPLRIEFGRGANCDCWFDFGLDFSGWRTCWVRFGYDTEGTPHHGMNRVRFIAPTHEGRLYIDQVILNTEMRPDHPTPDDQVPTVQPEIATADNHHWLALLEFRAALAEHPLPPAASTDGVADVRDRLLASLAGKPSVSAGALATLTSTVDGLGVPALTDGSTPIGTGSFVNGYQSAIWPIELRSDIAEFASVVTLRKVTDAMLTVAQAVKASRDANASTAPGFATLYLRLFAHLENQGFAAGSAQGSIHHIGYQYRGFADSLLLAKPVLEENNLWDRARGNLSWFFGLGRLAQDFSDPSHYGGLVDVLNTLLQGMIIAGLTRDDESEQATVLTAVTAWLNHALTHSPGLSGGFKPDGTTFHHMGPYPDYARDAFAGMSPVIALLHGTAFGVSAEARHVLRTALLTQRLHANTTQWPLSLTGRHPTGDKALHVPTFQRLAGVPDPGTDGSFDTAVASAFLRLLPAQPTNSQKTFAARLTEAGISKEAAPNGNWQLGYAACGLHRRDQWLVTMRGHSRYLWSTEIYDGANLYGRYSTYGTVEIQAVPDATGQITHAANGFVQPGWDWNRFPGSTSRHLEWGDLKADLTGTIEQMVLTRSAFAGAGSWKGTHGVFGMHLMEHPFFDETHTARLSRFSFDDLIIVLGSNISNASSNVETETTLYQVRVPDGSATGADTTKALTDAAALVDPLGNGYYVASGQKLRTISVLQSSPNQAGTKTGSAEFDTALLRHGTAPDKLGYEYAILVQAGEAKTREFSTKMASDAAPYSVVRKDAAAHVVSHKGTAITASVCFSSVDDLTGTVTGTDTPCLLMERVVSEKLELSVTDPDLHLYDGEDPDQFAADGAYEGRMTSYSRPWRRNVSAESTVTLTLAGRWSCTAEGVTASVSGDATTLTVICQHAASRDLTLTSA; this comes from the coding sequence ATGAAACTCAGTCGTCGCGGTGTTCTCACCGCCGGAGTCGTCGCCGGTGCGACCATACCGAACATCTCGGGCCTTTCTGCAGCGGGCGCGATGCCCAGGCGTGGTGTGCGAACCAGGACAGCAATCACAGACATCGAGAGGCGTGCAGAAAAGCTCGATCCCCCGATCTTCCTTCTTGAAAGTCGTGTGCCGAAGCAGTTCAGCACAGATAAGCACTCGACGATCGAGATCTCGGCCGAGCGCGCGAAGGTCGGCATGCACAGTCTTGCGTGGACCTACGCCGCGGGATCGACCCTCATTATCAAGCAGCCGCTGCGGTATGACGCGAGCTCATACTCCGTGGGCGACGACCAGGCGTGGATGGGCACGGTCGACACGTTCTGCGTGTGGATCTACAACGAGACCCCGTCCGACGAGCCACTGCGCATCGAATTTGGGCGCGGCGCGAATTGCGACTGCTGGTTCGACTTCGGCCTCGACTTCTCGGGGTGGCGAACGTGCTGGGTACGATTCGGCTACGACACCGAGGGCACACCGCACCACGGCATGAACCGCGTACGCTTCATCGCGCCGACGCATGAGGGGCGTCTCTATATCGACCAGGTGATCCTCAACACCGAGATGCGGCCCGACCACCCGACCCCAGACGACCAGGTGCCCACCGTGCAACCTGAGATCGCCACCGCCGACAACCACCACTGGCTTGCACTCCTCGAGTTTCGGGCGGCTCTCGCCGAGCATCCGCTTCCACCCGCAGCGAGCACCGATGGCGTCGCCGATGTTCGAGATCGTCTTCTCGCATCGCTTGCAGGCAAGCCGTCTGTGTCAGCGGGCGCCCTCGCAACGCTGACTTCGACAGTCGACGGTCTCGGCGTCCCCGCTCTCACAGATGGCTCCACGCCGATCGGAACTGGATCATTCGTCAATGGCTACCAGAGCGCCATCTGGCCGATCGAACTGCGCAGCGACATCGCCGAGTTCGCGTCTGTCGTCACTCTGCGCAAAGTGACAGATGCAATGCTTACCGTGGCGCAGGCGGTAAAAGCGTCCCGCGATGCAAACGCGTCGACGGCCCCAGGATTTGCGACGCTGTATCTTCGACTCTTCGCGCATCTCGAGAATCAAGGTTTCGCCGCAGGCAGTGCGCAAGGCAGCATCCATCACATCGGTTATCAGTATCGCGGGTTCGCCGACTCGCTCCTGCTCGCCAAGCCTGTTCTCGAGGAGAACAATCTGTGGGATCGGGCTCGGGGCAATCTTTCGTGGTTCTTCGGGCTCGGCCGGCTGGCCCAGGACTTCAGCGATCCCTCACATTACGGCGGCCTCGTCGACGTGCTGAACACGCTGTTGCAGGGCATGATCATCGCAGGACTGACACGAGACGACGAGAGTGAGCAGGCAACAGTGCTGACCGCCGTGACCGCGTGGCTAAACCATGCTCTCACGCACTCGCCCGGCCTGTCGGGCGGGTTCAAGCCTGACGGCACCACCTTTCACCATATGGGACCGTACCCGGACTACGCTCGTGATGCATTCGCGGGAATGAGCCCCGTTATCGCGCTTCTGCACGGAACTGCCTTCGGCGTGTCTGCCGAGGCGCGCCACGTGCTGCGCACGGCGCTCCTCACACAACGTCTTCATGCGAACACCACGCAGTGGCCTCTTTCTCTCACAGGTCGGCATCCCACGGGAGATAAGGCACTGCACGTCCCGACCTTTCAGCGCCTTGCGGGCGTCCCTGACCCCGGTACAGACGGATCGTTCGACACAGCCGTTGCCTCCGCGTTCCTGCGTCTGCTGCCTGCGCAGCCCACCAACTCCCAGAAGACGTTTGCTGCAAGACTCACCGAAGCAGGCATCTCGAAAGAGGCAGCACCGAACGGCAATTGGCAGCTCGGCTACGCTGCATGCGGGCTCCATCGGCGCGATCAATGGCTTGTCACAATGCGCGGACACAGCCGCTACCTCTGGTCGACAGAGATCTATGACGGCGCAAACCTCTATGGACGGTACTCGACGTACGGCACTGTCGAGATTCAGGCGGTGCCCGATGCCACAGGGCAGATCACTCATGCCGCAAATGGTTTTGTGCAGCCTGGGTGGGACTGGAACCGCTTCCCCGGCAGCACGTCGCGCCACCTTGAGTGGGGGGATCTGAAGGCCGATCTCACGGGCACGATCGAGCAAATGGTACTCACACGCTCCGCATTCGCCGGCGCAGGGTCGTGGAAGGGCACGCACGGAGTCTTCGGCATGCATCTCATGGAGCACCCGTTCTTTGACGAGACGCACACGGCACGACTCTCGCGGTTCAGCTTTGACGACCTCATCATTGTGCTCGGCAGCAACATCTCGAATGCCAGCTCGAACGTTGAAACCGAGACGACGCTGTACCAGGTGCGCGTTCCCGACGGCAGCGCCACAGGCGCAGATACGACGAAGGCGCTCACGGATGCCGCGGCTCTCGTCGATCCGCTCGGAAATGGATACTACGTCGCTTCTGGTCAGAAGCTCCGCACAATCTCGGTGCTTCAGTCGAGCCCCAACCAGGCCGGCACAAAGACAGGCAGCGCGGAGTTCGACACAGCCCTTCTGCGCCATGGCACAGCACCAGACAAGCTGGGGTATGAGTACGCAATCCTTGTGCAGGCAGGCGAGGCAAAGACACGGGAGTTCAGCACGAAGATGGCTTCGGATGCTGCGCCTTACAGCGTTGTGCGCAAGGACGCCGCTGCGCACGTGGTCTCGCATAAGGGCACCGCGATCACGGCATCCGTGTGTTTCTCTTCTGTCGATGACCTCACGGGCACGGTCACCGGAACGGACACCCCCTGTCTTCTCATGGAGCGCGTGGTCAGCGAGAAACTGGAGTTGTCTGTTACCGACCCCGACCTGCACCTGTATGACGGCGAAGACCCCGATCAGTTTGCTGCCGACGGCGCCTATGAGGGCCGCATGACGAGTTACTCGCGTCCTTGGCGTCGCAACGTGAGTGCCGAGTCGACGGTCACGTTGACTCTTGCTGGACGGTGGTCGTGCACGGCGGAGGGTGTCACGGCGTCCGTCTCAGGTGACGCCACCACGCTCACTGTCATATGTCAGCACGCGGCAAGCCGTGATCTCACGCTGACGTCAGCGTGA
- a CDS encoding OsmC family protein, whose protein sequence is MSTLASTATTTTNTDEPQFKSVRARGTWQTRMTTDVSIRDFSFRTDEPEPAGGTNSAPTPMEFIAGALNGCITVVIESVAAELDLSLRALDTASHAHMDVRGFHGTADVSPHFHDYALSIHIDVDADDGQRAELVRLSEKRCPAINLVRDAGVDFTIDWQFASTAQVPAVSPVSATHSTGIEQ, encoded by the coding sequence ATGAGCACTCTCGCGTCCACAGCCACAACCACAACGAATACCGACGAGCCACAGTTCAAGTCGGTGCGCGCCCGCGGCACGTGGCAGACGCGAATGACCACGGACGTCAGCATCCGTGATTTCTCGTTTCGCACAGACGAGCCTGAGCCCGCAGGGGGCACAAACAGCGCGCCGACACCCATGGAGTTCATAGCAGGCGCCCTCAATGGGTGCATCACCGTCGTCATCGAATCCGTCGCCGCCGAGCTCGACCTCTCGCTGCGTGCACTCGACACTGCATCGCACGCCCACATGGACGTACGCGGTTTCCACGGCACAGCCGATGTTTCGCCGCATTTTCACGATTATGCCCTGTCGATTCATATCGACGTCGATGCTGATGACGGCCAGCGTGCCGAGCTGGTACGCCTGAGCGAGAAGCGCTGCCCAGCGATCAACCTCGTGCGCGATGCCGGCGTCGACTTCACGATCGACTGGCAGTTCGCATCGACGGCGCAGGTGCCCGCCGTCAGTCCCGTGTCGGCAACCCACTCCACCGGAATCGAGCAATGA
- a CDS encoding sodium:solute symporter family protein, producing MTAPGLWTIGLAIGYTIALVVVGRFLQRRGAEADKGIASFFVGGRSFSKWTVAFCITGLFSGSSFISIMELSYRTGVSAIWYGIAETVQVILIALLLVKPLRERLVVTVTGIIGERFGRLAQGISGTITAFTFPMWSVATAIAFASALHAFTSLSIYAAIAVTAVLLLFFLWAGGMRAVAFTQTMNCVVFLAMLAVGVTAFLINPGVDGLTELAQSRPEMVDPTSAGVTLIAAWFGTFIVNVLLAQAAFQMSLSCRTPADGQKGLFIAAGLGLPLIILGVVLGTAAAIVVPNEALPLVATPRYIAEVLPAPLTGVFFLGIWACALGWAGPCQFSGATSLGRDVGRAIRPNATEADLVRYTRWSLVLLTLLMIGFAFLRTEQAAWWNVLAWTLRNGATLAPVLAAFFWPLATRKAAIPAMVAGFVSGLLWYHWGAWSPTEFFLGIHPVWVGMATNVIVMIALTLVTTRWTWTSDAAGRRRGAGFAIATVIAAAAAIPASPWLHGLGLSGLVYFAVLALASTTVFFWIVPSGTLRAEASVGSDLEPKAQVSAN from the coding sequence ATGACCGCTCCGGGTCTCTGGACCATCGGGCTCGCGATCGGCTATACGATCGCGCTTGTCGTCGTCGGACGATTTCTGCAGCGCCGCGGCGCCGAGGCAGATAAAGGTATTGCCAGCTTCTTCGTCGGCGGACGCAGCTTCAGCAAATGGACTGTGGCGTTCTGCATTACCGGATTGTTCTCTGGCTCAAGTTTCATCTCGATCATGGAGCTGAGCTACCGTACCGGCGTCTCTGCCATCTGGTATGGCATTGCCGAGACAGTTCAGGTGATTCTCATCGCGCTTCTGCTCGTCAAGCCACTGCGTGAGCGCCTCGTCGTCACCGTCACCGGAATCATCGGCGAGCGCTTCGGCCGGCTCGCCCAGGGGATCTCGGGCACGATCACCGCGTTCACGTTTCCGATGTGGTCGGTCGCTACGGCGATCGCGTTCGCCTCTGCGCTGCACGCGTTCACCTCGCTGTCGATCTACGCCGCAATCGCCGTTACCGCGGTGCTGCTTCTGTTCTTCCTGTGGGCAGGTGGCATGCGTGCCGTTGCATTCACTCAGACCATGAACTGCGTCGTCTTTCTCGCAATGCTCGCCGTTGGAGTGACGGCCTTTCTCATCAATCCCGGTGTCGACGGTCTGACGGAGCTCGCCCAGTCACGACCGGAGATGGTCGATCCGACGAGCGCGGGCGTGACGCTCATTGCCGCCTGGTTCGGAACGTTCATCGTCAACGTGCTGCTGGCGCAAGCTGCGTTTCAGATGAGCCTGTCGTGCCGTACTCCGGCGGACGGCCAGAAGGGCCTCTTCATCGCTGCCGGCCTCGGCTTGCCACTCATTATTCTCGGCGTCGTTCTGGGCACGGCCGCCGCTATCGTTGTGCCCAACGAGGCACTTCCGCTCGTCGCGACGCCTCGATACATCGCAGAGGTGCTGCCCGCTCCCCTCACGGGAGTGTTCTTTCTCGGTATCTGGGCGTGCGCACTTGGCTGGGCAGGCCCGTGCCAGTTCTCGGGTGCGACGAGTCTCGGGCGCGACGTCGGCCGCGCCATCCGCCCCAACGCGACCGAAGCCGATCTTGTGCGGTACACCCGCTGGTCGCTCGTGCTGCTCACGCTTCTCATGATCGGCTTCGCATTCTTGCGCACCGAGCAAGCCGCATGGTGGAACGTGCTCGCCTGGACACTGCGCAACGGTGCAACGCTCGCTCCCGTGCTTGCCGCATTCTTCTGGCCATTGGCCACACGTAAGGCAGCGATCCCGGCGATGGTTGCGGGGTTTGTCTCTGGTCTGCTCTGGTATCACTGGGGCGCCTGGTCGCCCACGGAGTTCTTCCTCGGCATTCACCCGGTCTGGGTCGGCATGGCCACGAATGTTATCGTGATGATCGCACTCACACTCGTGACCACACGATGGACGTGGACATCGGATGCCGCGGGGCGACGCCGTGGAGCCGGCTTTGCGATTGCCACGGTCATCGCGGCCGCGGCCGCGATTCCCGCGAGCCCATGGCTGCACGGTCTCGGATTATCTGGTCTCGTGTACTTCGCTGTGCTCGCTCTTGCATCGACGACGGTCTTCTTCTGGATCGTTCCCTCGGGTACACTCCGTGCTGAAGCATCAGTCGGCAGCGACCTGGAGCCCAAAGCTCAGGTCTCCGCCAACTGA
- a CDS encoding FAD-dependent monooxygenase: MTLNDTTTTPVLIIGGSLVGLSAAVFLAWHDVPVIVIDKHTASSQHPRAIGFTTRTIEHFRHVGIDVPASLQGMKPPGRARVQSLVGTWFEEHPWTLRGGGSYGAEYSPVTAKAITQDRLEPILRDRARVLGAELRLGTELLDLAEEDDVVTATVRDRQSGREYAIDAQYVIAADGGGSGVREGLGIERSGRGHLSTQRSILFRAPLDEYLHDGIVQFEIEQPGLTAFLTTYSDGRWVLMLSDDVERSTEEQLDLVRAAIGRSDVPIELITSGRWELSALIADRFSKGRVFLAGDAAHQLPPNRGGFGANTGIDDAHNLAWKLAAVLGGESNEDLLDTYDAERRPIALLRHDQLFARADFKAHLEVGEADVPVLDDAAIELGQLYRSSAVLGADSSLPPAQTPDMWKGQPGTRAPHLWVTRAGERMSTLDLFRGGWVLLTESEQWVDAAREAGAAVNVPLDIVRMGQDVAPIEPGAFGDAYGVDSLGAVLVRPDGYIAWRASSESADSSVALTAALRVVAAPAHAKASAIG, encoded by the coding sequence ATGACTCTCAACGACACCACCACCACACCGGTGCTCATCATCGGCGGCAGCCTCGTCGGTCTCTCTGCCGCAGTGTTTCTCGCGTGGCACGACGTTCCGGTGATCGTGATCGATAAGCACACGGCCAGCTCGCAGCATCCGCGTGCCATCGGTTTCACCACCCGCACGATCGAGCACTTTCGCCACGTCGGCATTGACGTTCCCGCTTCGCTGCAAGGCATGAAGCCGCCAGGCCGGGCTCGTGTGCAGAGCCTCGTAGGCACGTGGTTTGAGGAGCACCCCTGGACGCTGCGAGGAGGCGGATCGTATGGCGCCGAGTACTCGCCCGTGACGGCGAAGGCGATTACGCAAGACAGGCTTGAGCCGATTCTGCGCGATCGTGCTCGGGTGCTCGGTGCCGAACTGCGGCTCGGCACCGAGCTGCTCGACCTGGCCGAGGAAGACGACGTCGTGACCGCGACGGTGCGTGATCGACAGAGCGGACGCGAGTACGCCATTGACGCGCAGTACGTGATCGCCGCCGACGGCGGAGGCAGTGGGGTGCGCGAGGGCCTCGGCATCGAGCGGAGCGGACGCGGTCATCTGAGCACTCAGCGCAGCATTCTGTTTCGGGCGCCGCTTGACGAGTATCTGCATGACGGCATCGTTCAGTTCGAGATTGAACAGCCAGGCCTCACGGCGTTTCTCACAACGTACTCAGATGGGCGGTGGGTGCTGATGCTCAGCGACGACGTCGAGCGCAGCACGGAGGAGCAGCTCGATCTCGTGAGGGCCGCGATTGGCCGCAGCGACGTGCCGATTGAGCTGATCACGAGTGGGCGCTGGGAGCTGAGCGCCCTGATCGCCGATCGCTTCTCGAAAGGGCGCGTGTTTCTCGCTGGCGATGCTGCGCATCAGCTTCCGCCCAATCGCGGAGGGTTCGGGGCAAACACCGGAATCGACGATGCCCACAACCTAGCGTGGAAGCTGGCGGCCGTGCTCGGCGGCGAATCAAACGAGGATCTGCTCGACACCTATGACGCCGAACGCCGACCGATCGCGCTTCTGCGGCACGATCAACTGTTCGCCCGAGCCGATTTCAAAGCTCATCTCGAAGTGGGGGAGGCGGACGTGCCCGTTCTCGACGACGCGGCGATCGAACTCGGTCAGCTCTACCGGTCGTCTGCTGTGCTCGGCGCCGATTCCAGCCTTCCGCCAGCGCAGACTCCCGACATGTGGAAGGGACAGCCTGGCACGAGGGCGCCTCACCTCTGGGTGACCAGAGCCGGCGAACGGATGTCGACGCTGGATCTGTTTCGCGGCGGCTGGGTGCTTCTCACGGAGAGCGAACAGTGGGTGGATGCCGCTCGTGAGGCGGGAGCAGCCGTGAACGTTCCGCTCGATATCGTGCGGATGGGCCAAGACGTCGCGCCGATCGAACCGGGTGCATTCGGCGACGCGTACGGTGTTGACTCTCTCGGTGCCGTGCTCGTGCGGCCCGATGGCTACATTGCGTGGCGCGCCAGCTCGGAGTCGGCGGACAGCTCTGTCGCGCTGACCGCCGCTTTGCGAGTGGTGGCCGCCCCGGCACACGCGAAGGCGAGTGCTATCGGATGA
- a CDS encoding TetR/AcrR family transcriptional regulator — MSVEPAGRRERKNLQTRRALAEAALVLFMRKGYDQVSVKEIADAVDISVPTLFRHVPDGKEALIFDDGIERRESLLSAVHERPDGQTVIAALREFMATRGPFVAHPSAEFRRRTDLIVNTKALRDYSRVLWVRCEAPLAKAVAEELGRAPDDVTSRAIARYVLEIPELLSDHDSDPAGALEEVFNLLEHGIPVISSQQASTRWQSARIRARREAAASSPSSV; from the coding sequence ATGAGCGTCGAACCAGCAGGCCGTCGGGAGAGAAAGAACCTCCAGACTCGCCGAGCCCTTGCCGAAGCCGCCCTTGTGCTCTTCATGCGCAAGGGGTACGACCAGGTCAGCGTGAAAGAGATCGCCGACGCTGTGGACATCTCGGTGCCCACGTTGTTTCGGCATGTTCCCGATGGGAAAGAAGCGCTGATCTTCGACGACGGCATCGAACGTCGCGAAAGTCTTCTCTCGGCGGTTCATGAGCGCCCAGACGGGCAGACCGTCATCGCGGCGCTGCGGGAGTTTATGGCAACTCGCGGACCTTTTGTCGCTCACCCGTCGGCCGAGTTTCGCCGTCGCACAGACCTCATCGTGAACACGAAGGCTCTGCGCGACTACTCGCGCGTGCTCTGGGTTCGCTGCGAGGCACCTCTGGCGAAGGCCGTCGCTGAAGAGCTTGGCCGCGCACCCGACGACGTCACCTCCCGCGCGATCGCCCGGTACGTGCTCGAGATTCCGGAGCTTCTCAGCGATCACGATTCCGACCCGGCCGGTGCCCTCGAAGAGGTATTCAACCTGCTCGAGCACGGCATCCCGGTCATTTCTTCGCAGCAAGCGTCAACCCGCTGGCAATCTGCACGCATCCGAGCACGGCGAGAAGCAGCAGCGAGCTCACCCAGCTCTGTGTGA